Proteins found in one Methylophaga thalassica genomic segment:
- a CDS encoding cysteine desulfurase family protein, translating to MQIGSSIYLDYQATTPIEPRVVSAMAPYNHEIFANPHSTAHVLGQQSAAAVETARSTIEKCINASSEEVIFTSGATESNNQAIASVIFGNTTERRDILISEIEHKCIKNAAYFYAAKLGYKVKEIPVDNTGLINVDAYQSLLSDQTLLVCIMAVNNEIGTIQDVKTFAEMAHAAGALFHCDAAQAPEAMDIDVKDWNVDMLSLSAHKVYGPKGIGAIFIKNDLQAELPPFIQGGGQQFGMRSGTLATPLCVGFAEAMRITKQEAKTHREQLTHLKRLFLQQLQATHIPFKLNGTQSHCHPGNINVQFIGCDANKLLEKLQPNVCASTGSACNSEMVLLSHVLKAIGLTDEEAGSSLRISLGRFSDEQQITKAIDYIKAAIEK from the coding sequence ATGCAAATCGGTAGTTCAATTTACCTAGACTATCAGGCGACCACGCCGATAGAGCCTCGCGTTGTTAGCGCGATGGCACCCTACAATCATGAGATTTTTGCCAATCCACACTCTACGGCACATGTGCTTGGTCAGCAATCTGCGGCAGCGGTTGAGACTGCGCGTAGCACGATTGAAAAGTGCATTAATGCCTCAAGTGAAGAGGTTATTTTTACTTCGGGTGCGACGGAGTCGAACAATCAGGCGATTGCCAGTGTGATATTTGGCAATACTACTGAACGTCGTGACATTCTTATCAGTGAAATTGAACACAAATGTATTAAAAATGCCGCCTATTTTTATGCCGCAAAACTAGGTTACAAAGTCAAAGAAATTCCAGTCGATAATACCGGGCTGATTAATGTAGACGCTTATCAATCATTATTGTCTGATCAGACATTGCTGGTCTGCATTATGGCGGTCAATAATGAGATTGGCACCATTCAGGATGTCAAAACCTTTGCTGAAATGGCACATGCGGCAGGTGCGCTGTTTCATTGTGATGCGGCTCAAGCACCGGAAGCGATGGATATTGACGTGAAAGACTGGAATGTCGATATGCTGAGTTTGTCTGCACATAAAGTGTATGGCCCAAAAGGTATTGGCGCGATATTTATCAAAAATGATCTGCAGGCCGAGTTACCACCATTTATTCAGGGAGGAGGGCAACAGTTTGGTATGCGTTCAGGCACCCTGGCCACGCCTCTCTGTGTTGGTTTTGCTGAAGCGATGCGTATCACAAAACAAGAAGCAAAAACTCACCGTGAACAATTAACGCATTTGAAACGTTTGTTTCTACAGCAACTGCAAGCGACGCATATTCCATTTAAATTAAATGGCACACAAAGTCATTGTCATCCCGGCAATATCAATGTGCAATTCATCGGTTGTGATGCGAATAAGCTATTAGAAAAACTCCAGCCGAATGTCTGTGCTTCTACAGGCTCTGCCTGTAACAGCGAAATGGTCTTGCTTTCACATGTATTAAAAGCGATTGGGTTGACGGATGAAGAAGCAGGATCATCCTTACGCATCAGTCTGGGACGTTTTTCAGATGAACAACAAATAACAAAGGCCATCGACTATATAAAAGCGGCTATCGAAAAATAA
- a CDS encoding response regulator transcription factor produces the protein MKLLLVDDHQLFLDGLSALLSKADNIDIIDTVNNGKAAFDKLSSGQYDVALIDLRLPIMDGFQLLQSLSDSSSLVPIIIVSASSDPIDIDTAFNLGAMSFIPKSSSGETILQTIEQVMLGQKVFPDSDMDKLKPKAEQWASQHNLTQRQLEVLRLMRQGFSNQAIAEQLSISMPTVKSHVSAIFQALGTQSRSEAGKKAHQLGLD, from the coding sequence GTGAAACTATTACTAGTTGATGACCATCAGTTATTTTTAGATGGCTTATCAGCCTTACTCAGCAAGGCAGATAACATCGATATCATTGATACTGTCAATAACGGCAAAGCGGCTTTTGATAAATTAAGTTCGGGACAATATGACGTGGCCTTAATTGATCTACGTTTGCCGATCATGGATGGCTTTCAGTTGTTACAGTCTTTATCGGATTCATCATCTCTGGTGCCAATTATTATTGTTTCAGCTTCATCTGATCCGATAGATATTGATACTGCCTTTAACCTCGGTGCTATGAGTTTTATTCCTAAGTCGTCATCAGGAGAGACCATTCTTCAGACCATCGAGCAAGTGATGTTGGGTCAGAAAGTGTTTCCAGACAGTGACATGGACAAGCTAAAACCAAAAGCAGAACAGTGGGCGAGTCAGCACAATCTTACCCAGCGTCAGCTTGAAGTGTTAAGGCTGATGAGGCAGGGATTCTCAAATCAGGCGATTGCTGAACAGCTCTCGATAAGCATGCCAACCGTGAAATCACACGTTAGTGCCATTTTTCAAGCACTGGGTACACAAAGCCGTAGCGAAGCCGGTAAAAAAGCTCACCAACTTGGTTTGGATTAA
- a CDS encoding ATP-binding response regulator, which yields MGFGAIVYLAATFAFCLNLYKVIIQSLKLQYENLDLIKDLQEQKEVADKANRDKSRFLASASHDLRQPLHAVNLFTELLSQKLTSPSQQQDIGNIQQGLQSLNELLDVLLDMSRLDADIVHANRVSFDISSLLEKIEPPFQHDASRYQLSLNIEKTPYTVFSDPLLLERVITNLLVNAIRYTKQGGVEVFISEKDKTHIQLHIADTGIGIPKSSLNDIFDEFVQLHNPERNRQKGLGLGLAIVRRIMNLLEHPIQIHSQVNKGTEVILCLPLSNEQNNAEGSTTPKLSSRQNKLENLNVMIVDNEVSIVEAMTALLNSWGCDCRAFTSTATAIEAIKDGEKPDFLLVDYRMPGDYNGCAFVSYIESIIGKTSAIIITGDTSEAVINEIKHHGFLRLQKPIKPVQLRLLMEKILQR from the coding sequence ATGGGATTTGGTGCTATTGTTTATTTGGCCGCCACATTTGCTTTTTGTCTGAACCTTTACAAAGTCATTATCCAGTCATTGAAATTACAATATGAGAATCTGGATCTTATTAAAGATTTACAAGAACAAAAAGAAGTCGCTGATAAAGCCAATCGTGATAAATCCCGTTTTTTAGCTTCCGCCAGTCATGATCTTCGTCAGCCTTTACACGCGGTTAATTTATTTACAGAGCTTCTCAGCCAGAAACTGACATCACCATCTCAACAACAAGATATAGGGAATATTCAACAGGGCCTTCAATCGCTAAATGAGCTATTGGACGTATTATTGGACATGTCTCGTTTAGATGCCGATATCGTTCATGCCAATAGAGTCAGCTTCGATATCAGTAGCTTGTTAGAAAAAATAGAGCCGCCGTTTCAGCATGATGCAAGCAGATACCAGCTCAGTCTTAATATTGAGAAAACGCCTTACACGGTATTTAGTGACCCACTGCTGCTGGAACGGGTCATCACCAATCTTCTGGTGAATGCCATACGTTATACAAAGCAGGGAGGAGTGGAAGTATTCATTTCTGAAAAAGATAAAACGCATATCCAGTTACATATTGCTGACACGGGCATTGGCATTCCCAAATCATCGCTTAATGATATTTTTGATGAGTTTGTTCAACTGCATAATCCAGAAAGAAATCGGCAAAAGGGCTTAGGTCTGGGCCTGGCGATAGTACGGAGAATTATGAACCTGCTTGAACACCCAATCCAGATACATTCGCAGGTTAACAAAGGTACGGAAGTTATTTTATGTCTGCCTTTGAGTAATGAACAAAATAACGCTGAAGGTTCAACAACACCTAAATTATCATCACGTCAAAATAAACTAGAAAATCTTAACGTCATGATTGTGGATAATGAGGTCAGTATTGTTGAGGCGATGACCGCGCTACTCAATAGCTGGGGATGTGATTGTCGTGCTTTTACATCGACGGCAACGGCGATTGAAGCCATTAAAGATGGTGAAAAACCCGATTTTCTGCTGGTCGATTACCGAATGCCTGGTGATTACAACGGTTGCGCTTTTGTTTCTTATATTGAATCTATTATAGGAAAAACATCCGCCATTATTATCACCGGCGATACCAGTGAGGCGGTGATTAATGAGATTAAACACCATGGCTTTTTACGACTACAGAAACCTATCAAACCGGTTCAGTTACGCTTATTAATGGAAAAGATACTCCAGCGTTAA
- a CDS encoding efflux transporter outer membrane subunit — protein sequence MLKNISTMLLIISMTACSASFRENDKPQVSADLAANDLLSITDGNDRLSNAKPIVRWWQHFDDPLLSELVEQALQNNLDIKIGYANLMAARAIATEVGYDRLPSADLNADYTRERRSQETATPSSGKRSNNSYSLGFDASWELDLFDRVSNRIKASDAESDALQEDLKSLQVSIAAEVAKTYIELRGAQYRVNIAERNADVQQDTLELTRNLTRGGVASRLDIAQAETQLSLTLAEIPLREATATAAINRLSVLTGQNPERLSEQLATSKPIPSLPMAVNIGNAAELLRERPDIIAAEKRLTAATANYNLAVADQFPAVNIVGSLGFIATNLSTFGSSSAIASAIGPSLSWGVFDTGRIQARIKQNDAKSQAALANYQLTVLKALEETKTAISDFAREEQRRERLQDAARTSTQAESIATQRFELGDTDFLPVLDSQRTRLKSEDSLAVSETQSAVKLISIYKSLGKGWRIDK from the coding sequence ATGCTAAAAAATATAAGCACCATGCTGTTAATTATCAGCATGACAGCATGCTCAGCAAGTTTCCGGGAAAATGATAAACCGCAAGTATCAGCAGATTTAGCCGCCAATGATCTGCTATCCATTACTGACGGAAATGATCGTCTGTCGAATGCAAAACCTATCGTGAGGTGGTGGCAACATTTCGATGATCCACTTTTAAGTGAGTTGGTTGAGCAAGCGCTACAAAATAATTTAGATATCAAGATTGGCTACGCTAATTTAATGGCAGCACGAGCGATAGCCACAGAAGTGGGCTATGACAGGTTGCCTTCTGCTGATCTGAATGCCGATTACACTCGTGAAAGGCGTAGTCAAGAGACGGCTACGCCGTCTTCTGGAAAACGTAGTAACAATAGTTATAGTCTTGGCTTTGATGCCAGTTGGGAACTGGATCTGTTTGATCGTGTGAGTAACAGGATTAAAGCCAGTGATGCCGAAAGTGATGCGTTGCAAGAGGATCTAAAAAGTCTGCAAGTGTCGATAGCGGCCGAAGTGGCAAAAACCTATATTGAGTTACGTGGTGCACAATACAGAGTTAACATCGCTGAACGAAATGCTGATGTGCAACAAGATACGCTTGAGCTAACAAGAAATCTGACGCGGGGTGGTGTAGCAAGTCGCCTGGACATTGCACAAGCTGAAACACAGCTATCGTTGACACTGGCAGAAATTCCATTGCGTGAAGCAACAGCAACAGCAGCCATTAATCGTTTATCGGTATTAACAGGACAGAATCCTGAGCGCCTAAGCGAGCAACTCGCTACGAGCAAGCCCATCCCTAGTTTGCCGATGGCTGTGAATATAGGAAATGCCGCTGAATTGCTTCGAGAACGCCCCGATATTATAGCTGCTGAGAAGCGACTGACAGCCGCCACAGCAAACTATAATTTGGCGGTAGCGGATCAGTTTCCAGCGGTAAATATTGTCGGTTCACTGGGGTTTATCGCGACGAATTTATCTACCTTCGGTAGCAGTTCCGCCATTGCCAGTGCCATTGGTCCCAGTTTAAGTTGGGGTGTTTTTGATACTGGTCGTATTCAAGCACGCATCAAACAAAATGATGCCAAGAGTCAGGCAGCATTGGCTAATTACCAGTTGACAGTGCTGAAGGCACTTGAAGAAACAAAAACCGCCATAAGTGATTTTGCCCGTGAAGAACAGCGTCGCGAACGCCTTCAAGATGCCGCACGGACCTCAACGCAGGCCGAGTCAATTGCCACACAGCGTTTTGAGCTAGGGGATACTGACTTCTTACCGGTATTGGATAGTCAACGAACACGACTCAAGTCGGAAGATTCGCTTGCCGTCAGCGAAACACAGTCTGCAGTAAAGTTAATCAGTATTTATAAATCGCTTGGTAAAGGCTGGAGAATTGATAAATAG
- a CDS encoding beta strand repeat-containing protein yields MINKQRQFLSLSTTLLCSSFLLAPSVVHAVTGLYGTNTSPITVSDGYIGLDGYKNASKITITAGGQLFKSGGGNEFANMTSGIVVNNGLIDNRGAITNEHLIENNATFDSYRGNIWNKASIQNGSNSVFKSHSLENFRDGYISTNGRWEMTGEHRNRGNISIGQDGVVTNNGISLPTMNNTGKITNSGLYENTGLFFNNNYGRVENRASGIFQNNRFLHNRLGSSFNNEGIFQNDSSVENESQFLNKGQLNNTASHSFTTFYKFTNTGLITNDGSFVNRSGNTYIGNEYKKGKLENTGTINNNATMSNEKDATFNNNGVLNNNSGAQFTNAFTFNNQGDGIVNNHGTFNNQQTGRFDNANMASFVNHTTASLNNNGILSNQTGGTLTNHGIIKNNETGTLNNAGSLINSDSGQFANAGTLNNNKNGQILNSGVFANGGVLNNKSTFTSTLYSTMANYGDINNHSQFIDQGKFVNGGTVNNYSQFLIDDYADFTNVNTLINTSDGTLNLKGKLLNQKYSPSNITNEGEFNMSYYSQLDNETLFTNSASGTLTNDGTLNNSGTLANNGTLINNRQINNTGAFSSSGQLTNYNYISNTGSAEMTLSSTGTMTNRGMLSNDARLINYGVINNAINGTINNTKEFFNNGTLNSEGAINSFGLQNTGTIANAGTLTSYWLLDNENTITNTGVINNNDTSTFNNFANVKNLAGGNIVNTGVFVNSGTVENAGTLTNASVLKNKVGATLNNTGVLNNNDEFIVEGVLSNSGQLTNSASGDLNVASSGQINNSGRFISDNRLTNAGRITNNAGALFNNTGEFYNNNTFANAGEFNTLAMENNGVITNTGEFNNHWLLYNKNSLSNEGKLTNASTGSLSNTSKISNKSSGNFTNFGEINNQATIENAGVLSNQGTLKNNGIITNSGQFITTDGHIVSGSGEFIQTAGSTTVNGSMTQKNVNINGGNLNGHGVINSNVLVNGTSYSDYASLTPGNSIGKLTVNGNYTQGTFGVMNIEFDGNSADVFAVNGVATLAGVLSFDFIGSELKAGIFNFMTFSSLVGSFDNIILPLMSGFDFDVIFGDTFANLVITESVSAVPVPAAIFLFAPALMGFIGIRRRMSQR; encoded by the coding sequence ATGATAAATAAACAACGACAGTTTCTGTCGCTCTCTACTACGTTGCTGTGCAGCTCATTTTTACTGGCGCCGTCAGTTGTGCATGCTGTCACAGGACTCTATGGTACAAACACATCCCCAATCACCGTCAGCGATGGTTATATCGGATTAGATGGATATAAAAACGCGAGTAAAATAACTATTACAGCAGGTGGCCAGCTATTTAAATCGGGTGGTGGTAACGAATTTGCCAATATGACTTCTGGCATTGTAGTTAATAATGGCCTAATCGATAACCGGGGTGCGATAACCAATGAGCACTTAATCGAGAATAATGCCACCTTTGATAGTTATAGAGGCAATATTTGGAATAAAGCGTCTATCCAAAATGGCAGTAACTCCGTCTTTAAGTCTCATTCCCTTGAAAATTTTAGAGACGGTTATATCTCTACCAATGGTAGATGGGAAATGACCGGTGAGCATCGTAACAGAGGCAATATCTCCATTGGCCAAGATGGGGTGGTAACAAACAACGGTATATCGCTGCCTACGATGAATAATACCGGAAAGATTACAAACTCGGGTCTATACGAAAATACGGGATTGTTTTTTAATAACAATTATGGCCGAGTTGAAAACAGAGCCTCAGGCATATTTCAGAATAATAGATTTCTTCATAATAGATTGGGTTCATCTTTTAATAATGAAGGTATTTTTCAAAATGACTCTAGTGTAGAAAATGAGAGTCAATTCCTTAACAAAGGTCAACTAAACAATACCGCCAGTCATTCATTTACCACATTTTATAAATTCACGAATACTGGTTTGATTACAAATGATGGCAGTTTCGTAAATAGATCTGGCAATACTTACATTGGTAATGAGTATAAAAAGGGAAAGCTAGAGAATACTGGCACAATAAACAACAATGCCACGATGTCTAATGAGAAGGATGCCACGTTCAATAACAACGGTGTACTCAACAATAATAGTGGTGCACAATTTACCAACGCTTTCACCTTTAATAATCAAGGTGATGGCATCGTTAATAATCATGGTACGTTCAACAATCAGCAAACTGGCAGATTCGACAACGCTAATATGGCCAGTTTTGTTAACCATACAACAGCAAGTTTGAATAACAATGGCATACTCAGCAATCAGACCGGTGGCACTTTAACCAATCACGGCATTATAAAAAATAACGAAACCGGCACACTCAATAATGCGGGTAGCTTGATTAACTCAGATAGTGGTCAATTTGCTAATGCTGGCACTCTAAATAACAACAAAAACGGGCAAATCCTCAACAGCGGTGTGTTTGCCAATGGTGGTGTGCTGAACAATAAGAGCACATTTACCTCCACTTTATATTCCACTATGGCAAATTATGGCGATATCAATAATCACAGCCAATTTATTGATCAGGGTAAATTTGTTAATGGCGGCACAGTAAATAATTACAGTCAGTTTTTGATTGATGACTATGCAGACTTTACTAACGTTAATACCCTCATCAATACATCTGATGGCACCCTTAACCTGAAGGGCAAATTGCTCAATCAAAAATATTCACCCTCGAACATCACCAATGAAGGTGAGTTTAATATGAGCTATTACAGTCAGCTTGATAATGAAACCTTATTCACCAACAGTGCTTCGGGCACCTTAACGAACGATGGCACGCTGAATAACTCAGGTACCTTAGCGAATAATGGCACCTTGATTAATAACCGACAAATAAATAATACGGGTGCATTTTCAAGCAGTGGCCAGTTAACTAACTACAATTACATCAGTAATACTGGTTCGGCTGAGATGACACTGTCTAGCACTGGCACGATGACAAATCGGGGAATGCTGTCAAATGACGCTCGGCTGATAAATTATGGTGTCATCAATAATGCGATTAACGGCACAATCAATAACACGAAAGAGTTTTTTAACAATGGCACCTTGAATAGTGAAGGGGCAATTAACTCTTTCGGCCTTCAAAATACGGGGACTATTGCCAATGCCGGCACGCTGACAAGTTATTGGCTGCTGGATAATGAAAACACCATTACCAATACTGGCGTGATAAATAATAATGACACCAGTACGTTCAATAACTTCGCTAATGTGAAAAACCTGGCTGGAGGCAATATTGTCAATACTGGCGTGTTTGTAAATAGTGGCACCGTTGAGAATGCGGGCACACTGACTAATGCCTCTGTATTAAAAAATAAAGTAGGTGCAACGCTCAATAATACCGGCGTGCTCAATAATAACGATGAGTTCATCGTTGAGGGGGTACTGAGCAATAGCGGTCAGCTGACTAACTCAGCCTCAGGTGATCTCAATGTGGCTTCATCCGGCCAAATCAATAATAGCGGTCGATTCATTAGCGATAATAGACTCACCAATGCAGGTCGCATAACGAATAACGCGGGTGCGCTTTTTAATAATACCGGGGAGTTTTATAACAACAACACATTTGCTAATGCCGGTGAGTTCAATACTCTGGCCATGGAGAATAACGGTGTCATCACTAACACCGGTGAGTTTAATAATCACTGGCTTTTGTATAATAAAAATAGCCTCTCCAATGAAGGAAAACTGACCAATGCCTCCACTGGTTCGCTATCGAATACCTCAAAGATAAGCAATAAAAGTAGCGGTAACTTCACTAACTTTGGTGAGATCAACAACCAAGCAACGATTGAGAATGCCGGTGTCTTATCCAACCAAGGGACATTGAAAAATAACGGCATCATCACCAACTCTGGTCAATTTATTACGACGGATGGCCACATTGTGTCTGGCAGTGGTGAGTTTATTCAAACCGCTGGCAGCACCACAGTAAATGGCAGCATGACCCAAAAGAACGTCAACATTAATGGCGGTAACTTGAACGGTCACGGCGTGATTAATAGCAATGTGTTAGTGAACGGCACCAGCTATAGCGATTATGCCAGCCTGACCCCAGGTAACTCTATCGGTAAACTGACGGTGAATGGCAATTACACCCAAGGTACATTTGGTGTAATGAATATCGAGTTTGACGGTAATAGCGCGGATGTATTTGCTGTAAATGGTGTGGCGACATTGGCCGGTGTGTTGAGTTTTGACTTTATCGGTTCAGAACTTAAAGCCGGGATCTTTAATTTCATGACCTTCAGCAGCTTAGTCGGCAGTTTTGATAACATCATTCTGCCGCTGATGAGTGGCTTTGATTTTGATGTGATCTTCGGTGATACCTTTGCCAATCTGGTGATTACTGAAAGTGTCAGTGCGGTACCCGTACCGGCAGCCATTTTCTTGTTTGCACCTGCACTGATGGGATTCATTGGTATACGTCGTCGTATGAGCCAACGTTAA